The following proteins are co-located in the Candidatus Thermoplasmatota archaeon genome:
- a CDS encoding TlpA disulfide reductase family protein produces MVLTIALLAGCMGTPETPVSSTMSDGMPKAARPAFEQARDVLLEGTFVLSPAGDRTPTSTASFRVEKEYKMLQVELGGAVAGGFAAASPSIKVLDPQGDVVAEWSAGTKLVPPSTAPNKPLRIASIYGVVPGEYRIVMTGASTPFALSVLGLSGGAPDFGLTDLLGKGDVRLSEFLGRVVLVDLFMANCAPCKHAMEEFAPVYDEYPREVFEILSVEVTGASEDNARAFFERNGWTWYAGLDDGTVGRNYGTGIMPPEVTVVDANGAIIFQRSGGIGADELRRLIEHALRDG; encoded by the coding sequence ATGGTTCTGACGATTGCCCTTCTGGCAGGCTGCATGGGGACGCCCGAGACTCCGGTGTCCTCGACCATGTCCGACGGCATGCCGAAGGCCGCGCGGCCCGCGTTCGAGCAGGCGCGGGACGTGCTTCTGGAAGGGACCTTCGTCCTAAGCCCCGCTGGCGATCGGACGCCCACGTCGACGGCAAGCTTCCGCGTCGAGAAAGAGTACAAGATGCTGCAAGTGGAGCTTGGCGGCGCCGTCGCCGGCGGCTTTGCCGCCGCCTCCCCGTCGATCAAGGTGCTCGATCCGCAAGGCGACGTCGTGGCCGAATGGAGCGCGGGAACGAAACTCGTGCCGCCTTCGACGGCGCCGAACAAGCCGCTCCGCATCGCGTCCATCTACGGCGTGGTGCCAGGCGAGTACCGCATCGTCATGACGGGCGCCTCGACACCGTTTGCCCTGAGCGTCCTTGGCCTAAGCGGCGGAGCGCCCGACTTTGGCCTCACCGACCTTCTGGGCAAGGGCGACGTGCGCCTGAGCGAGTTCCTTGGAAGAGTCGTCCTCGTCGACCTCTTCATGGCCAACTGCGCGCCGTGCAAGCATGCGATGGAGGAGTTCGCGCCGGTCTACGACGAGTATCCGCGCGAGGTGTTCGAAATCCTGAGCGTCGAGGTCACGGGCGCCTCCGAGGACAACGCGCGCGCGTTCTTCGAACGGAACGGGTGGACGTGGTACGCGGGCCTGGACGACGGCACGGTCGGCCGCAACTACGGCACCGGCATCATGCCGCCCGAAGTCACCGTGGTGGATGCCAACGGCGCCATCATCTTCCAGCGAAGCGGCGGCATCGGGGCCGACGAGCTTCGGCGCCTCATCGAACACGCTTTGCGCGATGGCTGA
- a CDS encoding PIN domain-containing protein yields the protein MAATNGIGKAKARRPPLVLDTSAILSGKTPPANEILYAPTSVVDEFQPGGRSRRHLEYLLEAGLRVIDPKPASVVEIEEAASQTGDGSKLSTADVAVLALAKELSACVLTDDYRMQNVAASIKIPFQPLLQEGIKEVLRWAYRCRGCGKQYETAAPECDVCGSEVRQVKAA from the coding sequence GTGGCAGCGACAAACGGCATCGGGAAAGCCAAGGCACGGAGGCCGCCTCTGGTCCTCGACACGTCCGCCATTCTCTCGGGCAAAACGCCTCCCGCAAACGAGATCCTCTACGCCCCCACCTCCGTCGTCGACGAGTTCCAGCCGGGGGGACGCTCCCGCCGCCACCTCGAGTACCTGCTCGAGGCCGGCCTGCGCGTGATCGATCCCAAGCCCGCCTCCGTCGTCGAGATCGAGGAGGCCGCCTCGCAAACCGGCGACGGCTCCAAGCTCTCCACCGCCGACGTGGCGGTCCTCGCGCTTGCCAAGGAGCTATCCGCGTGCGTGCTCACGGACGACTATCGCATGCAGAACGTCGCCGCCTCGATCAAGATCCCCTTCCAGCCGCTCCTCCAGGAAGGCATCAAGGAGGTCCTCCGATGGGCGTACCGCTGCCGCGGGTGCGGCAAGCAGTACGAGACCGCCGCGCCCGAATGCGACGTGTGCGGATCGGAGGTCCGGCAGGTCAAGGCGGCGTAA
- a CDS encoding DNA topoisomerase subunit B: MAEKQGTQSAQKADARTYGVAEIQVLEGLAAVRKRPAMYIGGTDARGLHHCVYEVVDNSIDEALGGFCDRIDVRLHADGSLSVEDNGRGIPTEIHPKHGKPGLEIVMTILHAGGKFDHKAYKVSGGLHGVGVSVVNALSEWLDVSVRRGGKLWHQRYERGAPVTPVEVVKQDIEGTGTLVRFKPDPEIFSDTTFNYTTLATRLRELAFLNKGVRIAIADERDGKSDDFKYDGGIVEFVGWLNAGKTALHPPVYFDAGKDGTEAQVALQYTDAYTETLHSFVNSINTIEGGSHLAGFRAALTRTLNDYARKNNVLKADDEPLSGEDVREGLTAIISVKVENPQFEGQTKTKLGNSDVKGIVESIVNEKLAAYLEENPRHATLIVQKAVQAAQAREAARKARELARRKGLFDTASLPGKLADCAARDPAVSEIFLVEGDSAGGSAKQGRNREFQAILPLRGKILNVEKSRLDKILKNAEIQTLVTAIGTGISTPMELAEGENGAAADGGGTVAVATKTKDASGFDLSKIRYHKIIIMTDADVDGAHIRTLLLTLFYRYMRPLVDAGHVFIAQPPLYRVKKGKQERYAYSDAEKDRLLREWGEGYDVQRYKGLGEMNPTQLWETTMDPATRSLAQVTIEDAAAADRLFTVLMGDAVEPRREFIMKHARDVTVLDV, from the coding sequence ATGGCCGAAAAACAGGGAACCCAGAGTGCACAGAAGGCCGACGCAAGGACCTACGGCGTGGCCGAGATCCAGGTTCTCGAGGGCCTTGCCGCCGTGCGCAAGCGGCCCGCCATGTACATCGGCGGGACGGACGCGCGGGGCCTCCACCACTGCGTCTACGAGGTCGTCGACAACTCGATCGACGAGGCCCTCGGGGGCTTCTGCGACCGCATCGACGTTCGCCTGCACGCCGACGGCTCCCTGAGCGTGGAGGACAACGGCCGCGGCATCCCGACCGAGATCCACCCCAAGCACGGAAAGCCCGGTCTTGAGATCGTCATGACGATCCTCCACGCCGGCGGCAAGTTCGACCACAAGGCGTACAAGGTCTCCGGAGGCCTGCATGGCGTCGGCGTGTCGGTCGTAAACGCCCTCTCGGAGTGGCTTGACGTGAGCGTTCGACGGGGCGGCAAGCTGTGGCATCAGCGCTACGAGCGCGGAGCGCCAGTCACGCCCGTCGAGGTGGTGAAGCAGGACATCGAGGGAACGGGCACGCTCGTGCGTTTCAAGCCCGACCCGGAGATCTTCTCGGACACCACGTTCAACTACACGACCCTCGCGACGCGCTTACGGGAGCTCGCCTTCCTCAACAAAGGCGTCCGCATCGCGATCGCCGACGAGCGCGACGGCAAGTCGGACGACTTCAAGTACGACGGCGGCATCGTCGAGTTCGTCGGCTGGCTCAACGCGGGCAAGACGGCGCTCCATCCGCCCGTTTATTTCGATGCGGGCAAGGACGGCACCGAGGCGCAGGTGGCGCTCCAGTACACCGACGCCTACACGGAGACGCTCCACAGCTTCGTCAACAGCATCAACACGATCGAGGGCGGCTCGCACCTCGCCGGCTTCCGCGCGGCGCTCACGCGCACGCTGAACGACTACGCGCGCAAGAACAACGTCCTCAAGGCCGACGACGAGCCGCTCTCGGGCGAGGACGTGCGCGAGGGCCTGACGGCCATCATCAGCGTGAAGGTCGAGAACCCGCAGTTCGAGGGACAGACGAAGACGAAGCTTGGCAACTCCGACGTGAAGGGCATCGTCGAGTCGATCGTGAACGAGAAGCTCGCGGCGTACCTCGAGGAGAACCCGCGGCACGCCACGCTCATCGTGCAGAAGGCCGTGCAGGCGGCGCAGGCGCGCGAGGCCGCTCGCAAGGCGCGTGAGCTTGCCCGCCGCAAGGGCCTCTTCGACACGGCAAGCCTGCCGGGCAAGCTCGCCGACTGCGCCGCGCGAGACCCGGCGGTCTCGGAGATCTTCCTCGTCGAGGGCGACAGCGCCGGCGGAAGCGCCAAGCAGGGGCGCAATCGAGAATTCCAGGCGATCCTCCCCCTGCGCGGGAAGATCCTCAACGTCGAGAAGAGCCGGCTCGACAAGATCCTCAAGAACGCCGAGATCCAGACGCTTGTCACGGCCATCGGGACGGGCATCTCGACGCCCATGGAGCTGGCCGAGGGCGAGAACGGAGCTGCAGCGGACGGGGGCGGGACCGTCGCCGTGGCGACGAAAACCAAGGACGCCTCCGGCTTCGACCTGTCGAAGATCCGCTACCACAAGATCATCATCATGACCGACGCGGACGTGGACGGCGCGCACATCCGCACGCTCCTGCTCACGCTCTTCTACCGGTACATGCGCCCCCTCGTCGACGCCGGGCACGTGTTCATCGCGCAGCCGCCCCTCTACCGCGTGAAAAAGGGGAAGCAGGAGCGCTACGCGTACTCGGACGCCGAAAAGGACCGCCTCCTGCGGGAATGGGGCGAGGGCTACGACGTGCAGCGCTACAAGGGCCTGGGCGAGATGAACCCGACCCAGCTGTGGGAGACGACGATGGACCCCGCCACGCGCTCGCTTGCGCAGGTCACGATCGAGGACGCGGCCGCCGCCGATCGCCTGTTCACGGTGCTCATGGGCGACGCGGTCGAGCCGCGAAGGGAGTTCATCATGAAGCACGCGCGGGACGTCACCGTGCTGGACGTGTGA
- the gyrA gene encoding DNA gyrase subunit A: MAEEGNAGVTQVVVPKPIEHEMRSSYIDYAMSVIVGRALPDARDGLKPVHRRILYAMSELGLASNKATKKSARVVGEVLGKYHPHGDLAVYDALVRMAQTFSLRYPLIEGQGNFGSVDGDSAAAMRYTECRLTRVAEELLEDLDKDTVDFGDNFDATLKEPLVLPGKFPNLLCNGSSGIAVGMATNVPPHNLREVCDGLVALIDNPQITIQDLAGIVRGPDFPTGGILQGRQGVLEAYATGRGIVRVRAKTHLEDIDKKGGKQRIIVDELPYQVNKANLLKDIAELVKEKKIDDIADLRDESDREGMRVVVELKKGANPDIVLNQLFAQTQLESSFGILNLALVDNQPRELNLKQLLEIYVSHREIVVVRRTKFLLAKATARAHVLEGLVIALSNIDAVIATIRAARDPEAAREALMAQFSLSAEQAKAILEMRLSKLTSLEIQGVKDELSQVRRDIARYEQILGSRAEVLAIIKQELGELREKYGDDRRTAIAESGQEIFVEDLIPDETVVVMTTNRGYIKRIAPEEYRLQNRGGKGLIGMETGEEDFVVDVFLATNHQYILFFTNKGKLYWLKAYKVPEGSRYSKGKAIPNLLEGLEEGEEVQTAIPVRAFSPDQYVFFATRKGVVKKTGLDQFANVRVTGIRALNLEEDDAIVGVGITDGRTDVVLAKDSGLSVRFSEADVRPMGRAAYGVKGTTFEPGENVVAMALIRDREKGRLLTITENGYGKRTPVPEYSVHHRGGKGIITIQTTERNGKVVSVLEVADGDEVIVTSKSGMVIRVPVETISEQGRNTQGVRIMQLEESDRIIAVARLAPADLPALPPQAPHAGGDGKPPVFPREDAEPAPPDDET, translated from the coding sequence ATGGCCGAGGAAGGCAACGCGGGCGTCACGCAGGTCGTCGTGCCCAAGCCCATCGAGCACGAGATGCGCAGCTCCTACATCGATTACGCCATGTCCGTCATCGTCGGGCGCGCGCTGCCCGACGCGCGCGACGGGCTCAAGCCCGTGCACCGGCGCATCCTCTACGCCATGTCCGAGCTGGGCCTGGCAAGCAACAAGGCCACGAAGAAGAGCGCCCGCGTGGTGGGCGAGGTCCTGGGCAAGTACCATCCGCACGGCGACCTTGCCGTCTACGACGCGCTCGTTCGCATGGCGCAAACCTTCTCGCTGCGGTACCCCCTGATCGAGGGCCAGGGCAACTTTGGCTCCGTCGACGGCGACTCGGCCGCCGCCATGCGCTACACGGAGTGCCGCCTCACGCGGGTGGCCGAGGAGCTCCTCGAGGATCTCGACAAGGACACGGTCGACTTCGGCGACAACTTCGACGCGACCCTCAAGGAGCCGCTCGTGCTCCCGGGCAAGTTCCCGAACCTTCTTTGCAACGGGTCCTCCGGCATCGCCGTGGGCATGGCCACGAACGTCCCGCCACACAACCTGCGCGAGGTTTGCGACGGCCTCGTGGCGCTCATCGACAATCCGCAGATCACGATCCAGGACCTCGCCGGCATCGTCCGCGGACCGGACTTCCCCACAGGCGGCATTCTCCAAGGCCGCCAGGGCGTCCTGGAGGCCTACGCGACGGGCCGGGGCATCGTCCGCGTGCGCGCCAAGACCCATCTCGAGGACATCGACAAGAAGGGCGGCAAGCAGCGCATCATCGTCGACGAGCTTCCCTACCAGGTCAACAAGGCAAACCTCCTCAAGGACATCGCGGAGCTTGTCAAGGAGAAGAAGATCGACGACATCGCCGACCTTCGGGACGAGAGCGACCGCGAAGGCATGCGGGTCGTCGTGGAGCTCAAGAAGGGCGCGAACCCCGACATCGTGCTCAACCAGCTGTTCGCGCAGACCCAGCTTGAGTCGAGCTTTGGCATCCTCAACCTCGCGCTCGTGGACAACCAGCCGCGCGAGCTCAACCTCAAGCAGCTGCTCGAGATCTACGTTTCCCACCGGGAGATCGTCGTCGTCCGGCGCACGAAGTTCCTGCTCGCCAAGGCCACCGCTCGCGCGCACGTCCTCGAGGGCCTCGTGATCGCCCTCTCGAACATCGACGCCGTGATCGCGACGATCCGGGCCGCGCGCGACCCGGAGGCCGCCCGTGAGGCCCTCATGGCGCAGTTCTCGCTCTCCGCGGAGCAGGCGAAGGCCATCCTCGAGATGCGCCTGTCGAAGCTCACCTCGCTCGAGATCCAAGGCGTGAAGGACGAGCTTTCCCAAGTCCGCCGCGACATCGCCCGCTACGAGCAGATCCTGGGGAGCCGGGCGGAGGTCCTCGCGATCATCAAGCAGGAGCTCGGGGAGCTTCGCGAGAAGTACGGCGACGACCGGCGGACGGCCATCGCCGAGTCGGGCCAGGAGATCTTCGTCGAGGACCTCATCCCCGACGAGACGGTCGTCGTCATGACGACCAACCGCGGCTACATCAAGCGCATCGCCCCGGAGGAATACCGCCTGCAGAACCGCGGCGGCAAGGGCCTCATCGGCATGGAGACGGGCGAGGAGGACTTCGTCGTGGACGTCTTCCTCGCGACGAACCACCAGTACATCCTGTTCTTCACGAACAAGGGGAAGCTCTATTGGCTCAAGGCCTACAAGGTTCCCGAAGGCAGCCGCTACAGCAAGGGGAAGGCGATCCCGAACCTGCTCGAGGGCCTCGAAGAAGGCGAAGAGGTCCAGACCGCGATCCCGGTGCGCGCGTTCTCGCCCGACCAATACGTGTTCTTCGCGACGCGCAAGGGCGTCGTCAAGAAGACGGGTCTCGACCAGTTCGCCAACGTGCGCGTGACCGGCATCCGCGCGCTCAACCTGGAGGAGGACGACGCCATCGTCGGCGTCGGAATCACGGACGGGCGCACCGACGTGGTCCTTGCCAAGGATTCGGGCCTCTCGGTCCGGTTCTCCGAGGCGGACGTCCGGCCCATGGGCCGCGCCGCCTACGGCGTCAAGGGCACGACGTTTGAGCCGGGGGAGAACGTCGTGGCCATGGCCCTCATCCGCGACCGGGAGAAGGGCCGCCTGCTCACGATCACGGAGAACGGATACGGCAAGCGCACGCCCGTGCCGGAGTACTCGGTCCACCACCGCGGCGGCAAGGGCATCATCACCATCCAGACGACCGAGCGCAACGGAAAGGTCGTCTCCGTGCTCGAAGTGGCCGACGGAGACGAGGTGATCGTCACGTCAAAGAGCGGGATGGTGATCCGCGTGCCCGTCGAGACGATCAGCGAGCAGGGTCGCAACACGCAGGGCGTGCGGATCATGCAGCTGGAGGAGAGCGACCGCATCATTGCCGTCGCGCGCCTGGCCCCCGCGGACCTTCCGGCCCTGCCACCGCAGGCACCCCATGCGGGCGGCGACGGCAAGCCGCCGGTGTTTCCCCGCGAAGACGCCGAGCCGGCTCCACCCGACGACGAAACGTGA
- a CDS encoding glutamate--tRNA ligase has translation MAEPASSFPPVVREAARRFALQNAAAHGQPDPGAVMGKIMAEFPELRPRAKEVSALVREVVAGLAPLSQADARATLEKEAPELLVRERKERDLSLPDLLGAQEGKVVMRLAPYPSGPLHVGNARMAVLNDEYVKRYKGRLLLVYDDTIGSEEKLPVLEAYDLIRQGLEWLGVRIDGVAYKSERMEIFYTWAVRLLKTHGAYVCECGAAELRENRERGLECAHRGRTVEENLDLFAKMLAGGFREGEAIVRLRTDMRAPDPAFRDRVLLRISERPHPRAGTRYRVWPMLEFSWAVDDHLLGITHVLRGKDLVIEDRMEAAIWQKLGVSGPAFGHFGMLRVADAKISKSKSMAEVRSGQYTGWDDPRTWSLQSLSSRGIEPEAVRRFVLSFGLSMQDIEVPAENLYAENRRLLEARANRYFFVADPMSIAIDGTPSSGLQASAPLHPDHPERGVRHHILPAPVKVYVPRADFLALRPGDRVRLKDLGNVECTKTGYQYVGNDLSVLKEGVRIVHWCPPYAIPGVVVYPDGARAEGMVERLAATEAGKVVQFERMGFARIRRSDGKQLEAYFAHR, from the coding sequence ATGGCCGAGCCCGCCTCTTCGTTCCCGCCGGTCGTCCGGGAGGCCGCGCGGCGTTTTGCATTGCAGAACGCGGCGGCCCACGGCCAGCCCGACCCGGGTGCCGTCATGGGCAAGATCATGGCCGAGTTTCCCGAGCTTCGGCCCCGCGCAAAGGAGGTTTCCGCCCTCGTGCGCGAGGTCGTCGCCGGGCTTGCGCCGCTCTCGCAGGCCGACGCGCGGGCGACGCTTGAGAAGGAGGCTCCCGAGCTTCTTGTCCGGGAGCGCAAGGAGCGCGACCTCTCGCTGCCCGATCTGCTCGGCGCACAGGAGGGCAAGGTGGTCATGCGCCTGGCTCCCTATCCCTCGGGGCCGCTCCACGTGGGCAACGCACGCATGGCCGTGCTGAACGACGAGTACGTGAAGCGGTACAAGGGCCGTCTGCTCCTCGTCTACGACGACACGATCGGAAGCGAGGAGAAGCTACCCGTGCTCGAAGCCTACGACCTCATCCGGCAGGGGCTCGAATGGCTGGGCGTCCGCATCGACGGCGTGGCCTACAAGAGCGAGCGCATGGAGATCTTCTACACGTGGGCCGTGCGCCTGCTCAAGACGCATGGGGCGTACGTGTGCGAGTGCGGCGCGGCCGAGCTTCGCGAGAACCGCGAGCGCGGACTCGAATGCGCGCACCGCGGCCGCACCGTCGAGGAGAACCTCGACCTCTTCGCGAAGATGCTCGCGGGCGGTTTCCGCGAGGGCGAGGCGATCGTTCGCCTGCGGACCGACATGCGGGCGCCCGATCCCGCGTTTCGCGACCGCGTGCTCCTTCGCATCAGCGAGCGGCCGCATCCGCGCGCGGGCACGCGCTACCGCGTGTGGCCCATGCTGGAGTTCTCGTGGGCCGTGGACGATCACCTTCTCGGGATCACCCACGTGCTGCGGGGCAAGGACCTCGTGATCGAGGATCGCATGGAGGCGGCCATTTGGCAGAAGCTTGGCGTCTCCGGCCCGGCGTTTGGCCACTTCGGGATGCTCCGCGTTGCCGACGCGAAGATCAGCAAGAGCAAGAGCATGGCCGAGGTCCGAAGCGGCCAGTACACGGGCTGGGACGATCCGCGCACCTGGAGCCTCCAGTCGCTGTCCTCCCGCGGGATCGAGCCGGAGGCCGTGCGTCGCTTCGTGCTCTCGTTTGGGCTCTCGATGCAGGACATCGAGGTCCCGGCCGAAAACCTCTACGCGGAGAACCGCCGGCTTCTCGAGGCGCGCGCCAATCGCTACTTCTTCGTGGCCGATCCCATGTCGATCGCCATCGACGGAACGCCGTCGTCGGGCCTTCAGGCAAGCGCACCCCTGCACCCGGACCATCCGGAGCGGGGCGTGCGGCATCACATCCTCCCGGCGCCCGTGAAGGTGTACGTGCCGCGGGCCGACTTCCTGGCGTTGCGGCCGGGCGACAGGGTGCGCCTCAAGGATCTGGGGAACGTCGAGTGCACGAAGACCGGCTACCAATACGTCGGGAACGACCTTTCGGTGCTCAAGGAAGGGGTCCGCATCGTCCACTGGTGCCCCCCGTACGCGATTCCCGGCGTGGTCGTCTATCCCGACGGCGCTCGCGCCGAGGGCATGGTGGAGCGCTTGGCCGCCACCGAGGCCGGCAAGGTCGTGCAGTTCGAGCGCATGGGCTTTGCCCGCATCCGGCGCAGCGACGGCAAGCAACTCGAGGCCTACTTCGCCCACCGGTAG
- a CDS encoding polyprenyl synthetase family protein, whose amino-acid sequence MDPLARSAQYAKLVEERLGKVLSDVEPASLGEAVRHYPLAGGKRFRPALAMAACEAVGGTADAALPLACAVEMVHNFSLVHDDIMDRDPVRRGLPAVHVKFGEPAAILAGDTLFAVAFEEIARLRCPPAVRVDILADFARATRVLCEGQQMDMEFAGREVGREEYLEMIYRKTAALYETAARNGALCGGGSHAAVEALSAYGRAFGMAFQVRDDLLGVVSTEKKTGKPKESDIRNGKRTLILLTALQNADDEQRALLESTVGNANATPARVARVHEIFLETGAVDDAVKLTERYHQEAVEALEPLPANPAREFLVRLAEHAGRREA is encoded by the coding sequence ATGGATCCGTTGGCCCGCTCTGCGCAGTACGCAAAGCTCGTCGAGGAACGCCTGGGCAAGGTCCTTTCGGACGTCGAGCCGGCCTCGCTTGGCGAGGCGGTGCGGCACTACCCCCTGGCCGGCGGCAAGCGGTTTCGGCCCGCGCTTGCGATGGCCGCCTGCGAGGCCGTCGGCGGGACCGCCGACGCCGCGCTTCCTCTGGCCTGCGCGGTCGAGATGGTCCACAACTTCAGCCTCGTCCACGACGACATCATGGACCGGGACCCGGTCCGCCGGGGGCTTCCGGCCGTGCACGTCAAGTTCGGCGAGCCGGCGGCCATTCTGGCAGGCGACACTCTCTTTGCGGTCGCCTTCGAGGAGATCGCGCGGCTGCGGTGCCCGCCGGCCGTCCGCGTGGACATCCTCGCCGACTTCGCCCGCGCCACGCGCGTGCTCTGCGAGGGCCAGCAGATGGACATGGAGTTCGCCGGGCGGGAGGTGGGCCGCGAGGAGTACCTCGAGATGATCTACCGCAAGACGGCCGCGCTGTACGAGACGGCCGCGCGCAACGGTGCCCTGTGCGGGGGCGGATCCCACGCCGCCGTGGAGGCCCTCTCCGCGTACGGGCGCGCCTTTGGCATGGCCTTCCAGGTGCGCGACGACCTCTTGGGCGTGGTTTCGACCGAGAAGAAGACGGGCAAGCCCAAGGAATCGGACATCCGCAACGGCAAACGCACGCTCATCCTGCTCACGGCACTCCAGAACGCCGACGACGAGCAGCGCGCCCTCCTGGAGTCCACCGTCGGCAACGCCAACGCGACGCCTGCCCGCGTCGCGCGCGTGCACGAGATCTTCCTCGAGACGGGAGCCGTCGACGACGCGGTCAAGCTCACCGAGCGCTATCACCAAGAGGCCGTGGAGGCCCTGGAACCTCTGCCCGCCAACCCCGCGCGCGAGTTCCTCGTCCGGCTCGCCGAGCACGCGGGGCGCCGCGAGGCGTAG
- a CDS encoding RNase J family beta-CASP ribonuclease: MELEIFAVGGYNEVGRNMTCVRYGREAVIFDMGIHLDRLQIHEDAVFEELSPDDLIKMHAIPDDDVLKHKGLQVKAIVLGHGHLDHIGAVVKLASKYKAPIFGSPYTCAILEQGLEDKRHGARIPNKVIPLRPGQERNLSKDLTIELVHVTHSIAQACLGVLHTPKGAVVYALDYKFDNTPVIGNKPDYDRIRSLGDEGVKALIVESIRADEETKTPSEAIARDMLKDYLFGLGNDRHGLIVSTFSSHTARIKSIVEFGQQMGRRVMLVGRSVEKYTAIAQEHGLLKLPKGVELVGGGREAENAMKHVTKEGKEEFLVVATGHQGEPGSLLSKIADGKTAYRVEKNDHVIFSADVIPNPTNRANRYVLETKLKGQGARLIKGAHVSGHASREDHRELLAMLEPENIFPAHGNLDMQSNFAELAENHGWKLNDSVFLSRNGASRVLKV, encoded by the coding sequence ATGGAATTGGAGATCTTCGCCGTTGGCGGCTACAACGAGGTCGGCCGCAACATGACGTGCGTACGCTACGGCCGCGAGGCCGTCATTTTCGACATGGGCATCCACCTCGACCGCCTGCAGATCCACGAGGACGCGGTGTTCGAAGAGCTCTCGCCCGACGACCTCATCAAGATGCACGCGATCCCCGACGACGACGTGCTCAAGCACAAGGGCCTTCAGGTGAAGGCCATCGTCCTCGGGCACGGCCACCTCGACCACATCGGGGCCGTCGTGAAGCTCGCGAGCAAGTACAAGGCGCCCATCTTCGGCTCGCCCTACACCTGCGCCATCCTCGAGCAGGGCCTCGAGGACAAGCGCCACGGAGCCCGCATCCCCAACAAGGTGATCCCGCTTCGGCCGGGCCAGGAGCGGAACCTCTCGAAGGATCTCACGATCGAGCTTGTGCACGTGACGCACTCGATCGCGCAGGCGTGCCTTGGCGTGCTTCACACCCCCAAGGGCGCAGTCGTCTACGCGCTCGATTACAAGTTCGACAACACGCCGGTCATCGGCAACAAGCCAGACTACGACCGCATCCGGTCGCTGGGCGACGAGGGCGTGAAGGCGCTCATCGTCGAGAGCATCCGGGCCGACGAGGAGACGAAGACCCCCAGCGAGGCCATCGCGCGCGACATGCTCAAGGACTACCTCTTTGGCCTTGGCAACGACCGGCACGGCCTGATCGTCAGCACGTTCTCGAGCCACACCGCGCGCATCAAGAGCATCGTCGAGTTCGGCCAGCAGATGGGCCGGCGCGTCATGCTCGTGGGGCGCAGCGTGGAGAAGTACACGGCGATCGCCCAGGAGCACGGTCTGCTCAAGCTGCCCAAGGGCGTGGAGCTCGTGGGGGGCGGGCGCGAGGCCGAAAACGCCATGAAGCACGTGACCAAGGAGGGCAAGGAGGAGTTCCTCGTCGTGGCGACCGGCCACCAGGGCGAGCCCGGCTCGCTACTGTCCAAGATCGCCGATGGCAAGACGGCCTACCGCGTCGAGAAGAACGACCACGTCATCTTCAGCGCGGACGTCATCCCCAATCCGACCAATCGCGCCAACCGTTACGTGCTCGAGACCAAGCTCAAGGGCCAAGGCGCGCGCCTCATCAAGGGCGCGCACGTGTCCGGCCACGCCTCGCGCGAGGACCACCGCGAGCTTCTGGCCATGCTTGAGCCCGAGAACATCTTCCCCGCCCACGGCAACCTCGACATGCAATCGAACTTCGCCGAGCTCGCCGAGAACCACGGCTGGAAGCTCAACGACAGCGTCTTCCTCTCCCGCAACGGCGCCTCGCGCGTGCTCAAGGTGTGA